The following is a genomic window from Cervus canadensis isolate Bull #8, Minnesota chromosome 25, ASM1932006v1, whole genome shotgun sequence.
gacagaggagcctggtgggctacagtccatggggtcgcagagtcagacgtgactaaagcaacttagcacgcacacaagcACTAGAAAACCTAGAATCACTTACATAtggtttgcattttatttctgctgGACAGCATTGCTGGTATGAAGCATCCTCGACAGGTGATATCCATGCCACTGGCTGCTTGAATGCTCCCAGAATTGGGGTGCTCACTCTCACAGAGTGACCTGTTATagagaaacagaagtaaaaagaCTTAGCAAAAGACAGAGTCTTTTTGCTAAAAGGGAGAGTCAGTGAAGGGAGAGGCTGGTGTGAGAGTTTCCAGGGTGTGGGGTGTGGCTGGGCCCAGGGTCTCCAGGCTGTGGAAGCACCTGCAGTCTTTCCTCTGTGACTCCCGCTCTGGGGCCTCAGGCAAATCCTGGACACGGAGgatgagctgcaggagctgcggTCTGACGCGGTGCCTTCGGAGGTGCGGGACTGGCTGGCCTCCACCTTCACCCAGCAGACCCGGGCCAAAGGCCGCCGAGCGGAAGAGAAGCCCAAGTTCCGGAGCATCGTGCACGCAGTGCAGGCGGGCATCTTCGTGGAGCGGTAAGGCTCGCCGCGCCCTGCCTCCCTCGGCCCCTGGCTGTGGCCCGCTTTCCCTGTGGGGTCTTCCAGGACTCCACTGTATCACCAGCTGCATGTGCCCCTGGCCCATCCACCCAGCCCCGCCTGATCAGACCCCATGATCAGACCTCACTCCGGggctcctttccttcttctccctcaGGATGTTCCGGAGAACATACACCTCTGTGGGCCCCACCTACTCCACTGCGGTCCTCAACTGTCTCAAGGTGATTCCGGGGAGAAGGTTGTGGGGGTACAGAATAGTCCTCAGGACTTTCAGACTTCTATGGGGtgatttttacttcctcttttaaTTGTCATTTCCGTTTTTCAAAACAACTTGAGAGGCAAACTCCTGACTTCTTATCATTCCCATACTGAATGATATCTGGGAAGAAAGAAGCCTGTTTACCATTTCCTTATTTTCCTGCATCCCATGCGTCTATAATAATTGGAAAGTCCTCCTTGAGGTCTAACTGCAGCCCTTGCTGCTGCTGGGATGTCCCTCTTGGGAGTCTCCCTGCCTAGTTCCTTGTTTCTCCACAGAACGTGGACCTTTGGTGCTTTGATGTCTTTTCCTTGAACCGGGCAGCAGACGACCACGCCCTGAGGACCATCGTTTTTGAGCTGCTGACTCGGCACAACCTCATCAGCCGCTTTAAGGTTGGGCAGCCTCCTACCTCTGCCTCTGGGCAGGGTTCCCCACTCCCACCAACCTGCTCCTACAGGTGGATTCTGTGGGCTTTCTGGCTCGGTCTCACTGTTGGGGCAGTCACCCTGTGCCCACCTCAGTCTGGCCTTTACTCCACTTGCTGCGGTCCCAGCCTCTGGCTTCATGTATTGCTTTCCAGGGGAAGGTTCTAGCCTGTGGCTGTCCAGCCCAGGGTTCTGGCCTTTCCTCCTTTGTCCCCTAACTTGTCCTCTCCAGCCTGGCTGCAATTCAGCCCCATTTCAGCCCTCCTGCCCGTGGACACTGGAGTCCTAGGGTCCAGAGACTGTCAGCTGGTGCCTTGCAGGATTAATGTGtctccatctgttttttttttgggggtggggaggggacctctcctcccctccccctcgggCTCCagtctctgtccaaggaattttatGGAGAGGATCAGCTCTTGGCAAGGCTAGGtagggctggaggaggggagggagggtgtaAACTCCACTTGCTCTTCAGCGTGGCTGGCCGGGAAGAATATGGGATTAAAATCTTCTTCAGATCCTGTGCCAGGAGAGAGCGTCTTTGGGGAACAGGGgctggaaaaaaatcacttccttGCGGAGAAACCACAGTTGGAGGATGAGGGGGATATTAGGTCTGCACTTGGATGGAGTGACAGTGGATGTTAGGTCGGAGAGAAAGTGTGTGTTCTGAGGGGCAtgcgtgcctgtgtgctcagtcgctcagttgtgtctgactctttgcgaccccatggactgtggcccaccatgctcctctgtccatggaaattttcaggcaagaatactggagcgggttgccatgtcccatGGAGGGGCTTGCGGTGTGGTCAAAGGAGTCCAGTAGAAAGGCCCTCCCAGAGGGCCCTGGAAGGTCCCCCAACACCCTCTGCTTCCACCTCCCTATAATAGAGTATTGGTGTGTGAGAGCCTTTCCTTGACCCTTGACTCCTCCTTTTACAACAACTCTCAAGGGAGTTCCCAGAACTTTTGTAAGATGCTCTGAGATTCTCTTCGGGCCTCCCTAAGGCCTGTTCTTCTGccgtttcattttcttctttccaatcCTGCCCTCTCCAGGACAGAGAATAGCAGGGTCTTCTTTTTCCTAAGACTTTTCTCAGCTCACATTTCTCCAAACTGGCTCTCAGACTTCCTCCAGACACCAAGGAAGGATGGTTCTGGGGTACCCCAAGAATCACTACATCAGGTTGGGTTTGGCCCAGCCCCAAACCGCCTTGCTCCAAGGCAGTTGGAGAGAGGAGTCTCCATGCTCTAGGGTCCTTGCCCAGTAGAGACCCCAGCTGGAGCAGCTCTTTTAAGCTCCACATTCCCTTTCTGGGCACCCGGCCCCTGtcctgcccctccccttcccttcctttcctccaggGACGCCATGGCAACGCAAAAGCAAGGGCAGTTGTCATGGAAACAGTCCTTTAAAATTCCCTGAATTTGGGGCACAGCCctccaggggtgggggcgggggatgtCAGGGTCTGACTGACTAGTGGCACCTTCTCTGTGTCTCGGCACCACTGCTCATCTCTACAGAGGGTTCCCCAAGCCCTGAACCCCGCTCTCCTCACAGCCTCAGAGATCCAGTGACAGGTGCAGACACCAGCCTTGCCCTCTGGGGGCCTTGGGCCTTTGAAGGAGGTGAACATGTCCCAAGGCATATGCAGAGACCTAGACAGGATTGAACCTGACAGAGCTCTGGCTCCtggtgcatgcgtgtgtgtgtgtgcgcgcgcgcgtgtgtgtgtgtgtgtgtgtgtgtgtgtgtgtgtgtgatggacagAGGGTGGTAGGGTCAGGGTCTCAGGGTCCTCCCTGGGTCTTATTCTTTCCCCTGCTTCTGAGCCCCTCTCCATGGTATTGGtttggggatgggatggggtgatTGGAAGGTAGGAGGgaagttttctttcctcttcttaaaaATCTCCAGGGAAATAACAATAATTATAGCTACTCTTGGGAGAGCACTTGCTAAGTACCTTGTACTGTACTTATCTCATTACATTCAAGGTAGGTGGTAGTATCTTCATTCTTCAATTAAGCATCAGAGACAGGGAGGCacgtgacttgcccaaggtcacacagccagcggGTGTAGAGCCAGGATGCCAGCCCAGTTCACTGCAGGGCCAGTGCTCTCCTAGCGCTGTTGTCTTCTCATGAAAGGGCCTCACTGACCTCTGTCCTCGGTGGCCTGCCATTTGCACATCCTCCACAAATCTCAGTTGCCCCTCTCCCACTGCAGATTCCCACTGTGTTTTTGATGACTTTCCTGGATGCCTTGGAGACAGGCTATGGGAAGTACAAGAACCCTTACCACAACCAGATCCACGCAGCTGACGTCACCCAGACGGTCCACTGCTTCTTGCTCCGCACAGGGATGGTGGTAGGTGCCCTGGAGGTCACTCTTCTGGGATTCAGGGTCTTACGGCTGCAGAACCGGGGAGTCCAGCCTACAGTCGATactctgatttccttttttctctcttcggGTCCTCTCCTTTGGCATCCCAAAGTCTTTCCAGAGTTGGATTGGACTTATTCACTCTAGAGAATTCCTGGGTGCACCGTAACTTCCTGGGCAGCACTGGGGCTGTATGGCTAGATGCAGAGGGAATATTGTCAGTAGGGATGGAAGAGGGTCTTTGGCAGTTCTCGGAGCTGAGAAACCTGACTGCATTTAGCCCAAGAGCTGGACAGGAAGCATGGTGGGGCTGGGATGAGCAGTCCAGCCTGTGTGTGGAGGTCTTTGGGCAGCCGACAGGGGTCAGCCCCCTCTCGTTGCCTGTCTCCTTCTCCCAGCACTGCCTGTCGGAGATTGAGGTCCTGGCCATCATCTTTGCTGCAGCCATCCATGACTACGAGCACACTGGCACCACCAACAGCTTCCACATCCAGACCAAGTGAGGGTGGGGTGTggcaggggcggggtgggtgggCAGCAGCGGCGGTCCAGGGGGCTGGGCCTGGTGACCGTGTGCTTTGCAGGTCGGAGTGTGCCATCCTGTACAACGACCGCTCAGTGCTGGAGAATCACCACATCAGCTCGGTTTTCCGAATGATGCAGGACGACGAGATGAACATCTTCATCAACCTCACCAAGGATGAGTTTGTGTGAGCAGAAGCCAGGCATGGGCACCCCGGGAGaccccctcaccccagccccctcTTCCCGCTTCCTAGGCTTCCTGTCTAGCAGTGCTGATCACTCCTCGGGTTCTGTCCCTTCAGAGAGCTGCGGGCTCTGGTCATCGAGATGGTGTTGGCCACAGACATGTCCTGCCATTTCCAGCAAGTGAAGTCCATGAAGACAGCCTTGCAGCAGCTGGAGAGGTGACATCTGGTGGGGTGTGGCTGGGGTGAGGCCAGAGTGAGGGGTGTGTGAATTGGAGGGCATCCACAGGGTAATGGGTGTGCTAAGTCTTTACCAGGATAGAGAAACTCTCCTGGCTCCAAGTATCTGAGGGTATCTGGTGTATGTGACGGACGTGTGCACCTGGCCTTGGGTTTGTGAACAGCCCAGGCAGCCAGACTACTGGAGAGCGTTTGAACTGGGGGTCTGAGGTTGGTGTCCTCAGGGAAGCTTTAGGACAGGCATACTCTGGAATGTAATGGAAAATCATTCAGCCCTCTGGACTCGTTTCCCTATGTGTGAGAAGTGAAAATGATATGCCCCCATCCACAACAGCTCACTGCCAGCCCCCACTCTAACAGGGCTACTGGGAGAGTTgtgtgaggttaaaaaaaaaaaaaagcacagaacaaATGTCGCAATTACATCTAATGTTGCTTAAAAGTGGGTGGGAGTATATAAATGTAAGAGAGAACAGAcggtgtttgtgtgtgtcctgAAGGTGTGTGTTAATGTACAGTTGTCTGTGTGTGGGAGAGTGGGCAGGGTCAGAGCGTGTCATTGTTGGCgaatcataataataattattataataataattataggtAACGTCTACCGAGCACTTATTAGgtgccagacactattctaaaTACCTATATGTTGtatgtcatttaattctcagaacaACTCTCTGTGGCAGATCCTGTTTTGATGTCTACTTAGAACTGGGGAAAATGAAATATGGAAATTTTAAGTGACTTGCTGTACATCACACAGCCAGTGTGTGAAATGTATAGTGAGGATTCGATTCCAGGCCGTTTGATTCTGAGAGCTTGGGCTGTTTTCTATACATatgtaagagtgtgtgtgtgtatctcgtCTCAGAGGGTATTTGACGTTAGATCTGAGAGAGGGAGTGTGATGGGAATTTAGGAATGGTCCAGGCTTCCTTTTCCTAAAGGATCAGTCTCCCTTCCCTTGCCACCTGCCCCGACAGGATTGACAAGTCCAAGGCCCTGTCTCTGCTGCTTCACGCTGCTGACATCAGCCACCCCACCAAGCAGTGGTCGGTTCACAGCCGCTGGACCAAGGCCCTCATGGAGGAATTCTTCCGCCAGGTAGGGGGCATCTTTGCCTGCCCCTGCCCACAGGGCCTTCTCTCCCCCATGTTTTCCAAGTTCCCcattcctcctccagctccttgtTCAGCTGCTTGCAGCTGCCAACCTGATCCCAGACCCATGGGATAGAATGTCATCTCCGAAAAGCTTAACAGTCATTACTGGCGGTGGCATTTGCATGCCGCTCACTTCCAGGTCAAAGGCACAgagctccctcttctcctcctgcagccCCGCTACCCACAGCTGCACCCCAACCAGGTAGACTGAAATAAGTCCCCACCCTGTCTGCTCCCCCAGGGTGACAaggaggcagagctgggcctgCCCTTTTCTCCGCTCTGTGACCGCACTTCCACCCTGGTGGCGCAGTCCCAGATTGGTGAGTGTCCCTTCCTGCAGGGAGGAGAGGGTTGGGAAAGGTCAAGGATGCTGGCTGGGCTGGGCCGGGTCGGGACGGCTCCCAGTCCCCATTCCTAAAGCTGTTTTTCCCGTCAAGGCAAGCTGCTGTGCTGGAACGTGGAGGGCTGGGGTGGAgttctctggggtcacaaagacatcaTCACAAAGGTTGCCCCCACTGGGAACCTCTGAGCCCCAGGTGACTGTGTTCCATGCGGCTGGAGGCACCGGTGTGCCGGCCGTGTCCTCTGCGCAGCTCCCCAGGTCAGCCTTCTCCCTGTTACATGCACCGCAGGCTTCATCGACTTCATAGTGGAGCCCACGTTCTCTGTGCTCACCGATGTGGCTGAGAAGAGTGTCCAGCCCACCGGGGACGACGACTCCAAGTCTAAAACCCAGCCCAGGTGAGTGAGGGTGGCTGGGGTGGCCAGAGGGCCCACAGAGAGAACCGACTGGTGGGGTGGTGGAGAAACAGTGACTCCTCTGCTGTGGGTCAGACGTCGGGGCGAAAGGATGGGGGCAGAGGGTGTGGCCTGCACCCGCGTCCCCTCCACCATATTTTAATCTCTCCCATTAGCTCTGTCCTTATTGCCTTTCTGGCTAatgctgttttcattttccttctagtAGAAGGGAAGGTATGGAGAGAGGTGGGGACTGGGGGGGTACccagcagagagaaaagaagaggatgagGCTTCCATCCTCTCTACTCTTGAGGGCTCGGAGGACCGTCCTGGGGTGGGCAGGGTCTCACCGCCACAATGTGGGCGGGGTCTCACTTCCACAATGTGGGCGGGGTCTCACCTCCACAATGTGGGCGGGGTCTCACCTCCACAATGTGGGAGGGGTCTCACCTCCACAATGTGGGCGGGGCCTGCTTATAGCTTCCAGTGGCGCCAGCCTTCTCTGGATGTAGAAGTGGGAGACCCCAACCCTGACGTGGTCAGCTTCCGCTCCACCTGGACCAAATACATTCAGGAGAACAAGCAGAAATGGAAGGAACGGGCGGCAAGCGGTGGGTCCACTGGGAGGATAAGGGCCTTGTCGGGAGGGCGGCTGATAGAacaactgtgctgtgcttagtcgctcagtcttttcGACCcggtggattgtagcccgccaggctcctctgtccatggggattctccaggcaggaatgctggagtgggttgccatgccctcctccaggggatcttcccatcccagggctcgaacccaggtctcccgcgttgcaggcggattctttaccacctgagccacctaccagagaagcctgagcagCAGTGGGTCCATTTTCCCGAAGCCCCTTGAGCAGCCCTTTGTCCGACGCcctccctgagttgggaaaaggGATCAGGCACAGGCTGACCCACCTGGAATGTTCTAGAATGGGGGCTGGAGAGAGGATAGGGACAGCAGTATTCCACCACCCGAGGGGCCCCGTGCACACTGGCGGTCTGTCAGTGGTGTGGCTGGGGTAACCAGTGGCCCTGGCTGAGGCGTCTCTTCCTTAACGTGGGGGCTGAGGGCTGTGCATTTTAGCAAGGCTGGGGAGCCTCTCCCCAGGAGGGCACAGGTTGAACGTAGCTCAGCTTGAAGGAAGAGGGTGCGTGGGAAtcacttccttttctccacatatcCCTTGGGTTCGGGGAAAACCTACTGCTCGGCCTGGTCCCAGCTTCCTCCCCGCTCTCCTACAGGCATCACCAACCAGATGTCCATTGATGAGCTGTCCCCCTGTGAGGAAGAGGCCCCCGCCTCCCCTGCCGAGGATGAGCACAACCAGAACGGGAATCTGGACTAGCGGGGCCTGGCCCCGGTGAGCCTGTGGCAGTGGGCGGGGAGGAGGGTGAGGCGGGTGTCGGACAGGCCTCTCGGAAGGGGCATCTCTGGGCTTCCGTAGAGGTGAGGTTCTCCCTTGCTCCTTCCAGGCGGGAACCTGGCGGAAGTGAACACAAAGACCCAAGCCGGGGCCCAAGTGGGAAGCAGGGGGTGTCCTCCTGCTTCTTGGTCCAGACCCTCCAGGAAGAGAGGGGGCAGCTCCTCAGTTCGGGGTGGGGCTGAGCAGCTCTGAGTCAGGGTCAGGAGAAGCACAGCCAGGCCCCAGGCTCCGGAGCTCATCGCCGCATGACTTCATTCCAGCaccaaccccccccacccccaaccccccaatGCCCTTCTTCTGCAGGGCATTTTTTTTGCAGCTGCACCCAGCGCTGAGTGGGGTCGGACCTGAAGAAGGTAAGGCAGGCtggagatgaaggcagagatcagagCACTGAGGGGTCCTCTGTTCCCTTAGGTCTTCACTGAGTCCAGAGTGTTCGATGTCATCAGTACCATCCATTGGGACTGGCTCCCCCATCTGCTCCGAGGGAGCATGGACGTCGAGGAACAGAAAACCCACCCAAAGGACGAATGCCAGAGATtgtggggttgggggaagggccCCTCCCCACCCGACACCCATTGGGGCGCACTTTACTCTCCCGGTGGCAAGACTGGGGAACTTCGGGCTCCCAATGGTCACTGTGTCCATCCCCCTGCCTCTGGACTCTCCCCGTGGCCAGATGACTGGTTGGAGGGGAGCTTCCTGGAGGTTTCCCAGGGCTTGGGGGGAGGGTCGGAGATGCCAGCCCCCTGGGCCCTCCCCTATCCTTTTTGCCTCCAAGTTTCTAAGCAATACATTTTGGGGGTTtcctcagccccccaccccagatctTAGCTGGCAGGTCTGggtcccccttttcctcccctgGGAGGGGCTGGAACAGGATAGGAAGCTGGGGGTTTTCCGAGCTCTGCACAGGGGCGTGGGCTCCTTCAGGGCATGGCACCTTTCTAGGGCCTGGCAATGGGGCATCCTCTGTACCCCAGACCTGCACTGCTtcatccccacccccgcccagacTCTGCagtcttccctctctccccttctgGAATGGTGACTGGGGGAGGAGGTGCCATAGCCACCGGGGGCTGAGAGGGGGACCTCTCCTGGGGTCCTCAAGGACTTGGGATGGGTCTCGGCCCTGGGGCTTGTCACCTGCCCTGGCCGAGTCCTGAACCTGtcacctccttcccctcccctgggGCCAGGAGGCTCCCATCCGACCAATGTCTGTAAAGTGCTTTGAGGTCTCCCCAGAAAAGCACCTTCAGGATGCATCCTAGAGCTcaggcaggagagctgggttggGTTCAGGGCGCATGGGGAGGGTGAGGTGTCCTCAGTAATCCTGCGTTGCTGACAGAGAGggtccctcccctcccagccccggcCCAGGAGGCCCTTTCCTGGGACAAGTTGGGAGTAGCAGGTGGAAGGCAGCTGGGCAGGGGCTGCCGAGTGCTGCTGTCGCCGCCTCTGCGGCCAGCCCAGCCAGGCCCCCGCCCCTTCctctcctcaggctcctctggccccgCTCTGTCCCAGGAAAGGCCCATGTCCAGTGactgccctcctcctt
Proteins encoded in this region:
- the PDE1B gene encoding calcium/calmodulin-dependent 3',5'-cyclic nucleotide phosphodiesterase 1B isoform X4, which codes for MPDMYTLRYMVKQLENGEVNIEELKKNLEYTASLLEAVYIDETRQILDTEDELQELRSDAVPSEVRDWLASTFTQQTRAKGRRAEEKPKFRSIVHAVQAGIFVERMFRRTYTSVGPTYSTAVLNCLKNVDLWCFDVFSLNRAADDHALRTIVFELLTRHNLISRFKIPTVFLMTFLDALETGYGKYKNPYHNQIHAADVTQTVHCFLLRTGMVHCLSEIEVLAIIFAAAIHDYEHTGTTNSFHIQTKSECAILYNDRSVLENHHISSVFRMMQDDEMNIFINLTKDEFVELRALVIEMVLATDMSCHFQQVKSMKTALQQLERIDKSKALSLLLHAADISHPTKQWSVHSRWTKALMEEFFRQGDKEAELGLPFSPLCDRTSTLVAQSQIGFIDFIVEPTFSVLTDVAEKSVQPTGDDDSKSKTQPSFQWRQPSLDVEVGDPNPDVVSFRSTWTKYIQENKQKWKERAASGITNQMSIDELSPCEEEAPASPAEDEHNQNGNLD
- the PDE1B gene encoding calcium/calmodulin-dependent 3',5'-cyclic nucleotide phosphodiesterase 1B isoform X2, whose product is MELSPRSPPEMLESDCPSPLELKSAPSKKMWIKLRSLLRYMVKQLENGEVNIEELKKNLEYTASLLEAVYIDETRQILDTEDELQELRSDAVPSEVRDWLASTFTQQTRAKGRRAEEKPKFRSIVHAVQAGIFVERMFRRTYTSVGPTYSTAVLNCLKNVDLWCFDVFSLNRAADDHALRTIVFELLTRHNLISRFKIPTVFLMTFLDALETGYGKYKNPYHNQIHAADVTQTVHCFLLRTGMVHCLSEIEVLAIIFAAAIHDYEHTGTTNSFHIQTKSECAILYNDRSVLENHHISSVFRMMQDDEMNIFINLTKDEFVELRALVIEMVLATDMSCHFQQVKSMKTALQQLERIDKSKALSLLLHAADISHPTKQWSVHSRWTKALMEEFFRQGDKEAELGLPFSPLCDRTSTLVAQSQIGFIDFIVEPTFSVLTDVAEKSVQPTGDDDSKSKTQPSFQWRQPSLDVEVGDPNPDVVSFRSTWTKYIQENKQKWKERAASGITNQMSIDELSPCEEEAPASPAEDEHNQNGNLD
- the PDE1B gene encoding calcium/calmodulin-dependent 3',5'-cyclic nucleotide phosphodiesterase 1B isoform X3; the encoded protein is MASPVPVRRSHLQGPILRLRYMVKQLENGEVNIEELKKNLEYTASLLEAVYIDETRQILDTEDELQELRSDAVPSEVRDWLASTFTQQTRAKGRRAEEKPKFRSIVHAVQAGIFVERMFRRTYTSVGPTYSTAVLNCLKNVDLWCFDVFSLNRAADDHALRTIVFELLTRHNLISRFKIPTVFLMTFLDALETGYGKYKNPYHNQIHAADVTQTVHCFLLRTGMVHCLSEIEVLAIIFAAAIHDYEHTGTTNSFHIQTKSECAILYNDRSVLENHHISSVFRMMQDDEMNIFINLTKDEFVELRALVIEMVLATDMSCHFQQVKSMKTALQQLERIDKSKALSLLLHAADISHPTKQWSVHSRWTKALMEEFFRQGDKEAELGLPFSPLCDRTSTLVAQSQIGFIDFIVEPTFSVLTDVAEKSVQPTGDDDSKSKTQPSFQWRQPSLDVEVGDPNPDVVSFRSTWTKYIQENKQKWKERAASGITNQMSIDELSPCEEEAPASPAEDEHNQNGNLD
- the PDE1B gene encoding calcium/calmodulin-dependent 3',5'-cyclic nucleotide phosphodiesterase 1B isoform X5, with protein sequence MVKQLENGEVNIEELKKNLEYTASLLEAVYIDETRQILDTEDELQELRSDAVPSEVRDWLASTFTQQTRAKGRRAEEKPKFRSIVHAVQAGIFVERMFRRTYTSVGPTYSTAVLNCLKNVDLWCFDVFSLNRAADDHALRTIVFELLTRHNLISRFKIPTVFLMTFLDALETGYGKYKNPYHNQIHAADVTQTVHCFLLRTGMVHCLSEIEVLAIIFAAAIHDYEHTGTTNSFHIQTKSECAILYNDRSVLENHHISSVFRMMQDDEMNIFINLTKDEFVELRALVIEMVLATDMSCHFQQVKSMKTALQQLERIDKSKALSLLLHAADISHPTKQWSVHSRWTKALMEEFFRQGDKEAELGLPFSPLCDRTSTLVAQSQIGFIDFIVEPTFSVLTDVAEKSVQPTGDDDSKSKTQPSFQWRQPSLDVEVGDPNPDVVSFRSTWTKYIQENKQKWKERAASGITNQMSIDELSPCEEEAPASPAEDEHNQNGNLD
- the PDE1B gene encoding calcium/calmodulin-dependent 3',5'-cyclic nucleotide phosphodiesterase 1B isoform X1; its protein translation is MASPVPVRRSHLQGPILRGLPNYQPPSKFGSLFFTWTWDQEGRCLLDSKGVRLRYMVKQLENGEVNIEELKKNLEYTASLLEAVYIDETRQILDTEDELQELRSDAVPSEVRDWLASTFTQQTRAKGRRAEEKPKFRSIVHAVQAGIFVERMFRRTYTSVGPTYSTAVLNCLKNVDLWCFDVFSLNRAADDHALRTIVFELLTRHNLISRFKIPTVFLMTFLDALETGYGKYKNPYHNQIHAADVTQTVHCFLLRTGMVHCLSEIEVLAIIFAAAIHDYEHTGTTNSFHIQTKSECAILYNDRSVLENHHISSVFRMMQDDEMNIFINLTKDEFVELRALVIEMVLATDMSCHFQQVKSMKTALQQLERIDKSKALSLLLHAADISHPTKQWSVHSRWTKALMEEFFRQGDKEAELGLPFSPLCDRTSTLVAQSQIGFIDFIVEPTFSVLTDVAEKSVQPTGDDDSKSKTQPSFQWRQPSLDVEVGDPNPDVVSFRSTWTKYIQENKQKWKERAASGITNQMSIDELSPCEEEAPASPAEDEHNQNGNLD